Proteins encoded in a region of the Botrytis cinerea B05.10 chromosome 11, complete sequence genome:
- the Bcclf1 gene encoding Bcclf1: MESEYEKARGPPKVKNKAASAIQISAEQLLREAVDRQEPGLQAPTQRFADLEELHEFQGRKRKEFEDYVRRNRINMNNWMRYAQWELEQKEFKRARSVFERALDVDSTSVTLWIRYIEAEMKSRNINHARNLLDRAVTILPRIDKLWYKYCYMEEMLGNIPGTRQVFERWMSWEPDEAAWSSYIKLEKRYGEFQRAREIFQRFTMVHPEPRNWIKWARFEEEYGTSDLVREVFGTAVEALGEDFMDERLFIAYARFEAKLKEYERARAIYKYALDRMARSKSISLHKAYTTFEKQFGDREGVEDVIISKRRVQYEEQVKENPKNYDAWFDYARLEETSGDVDRVRDVYERAIAQIPPTQEKRHWRRYIYLWIFYAIWEEMESKDVERARQIYQECLKLIPHKKFTFAKIWLMKAQFEIRQQQLQAARKTLGQAIGMCPKDKLFKGYVELEIKLFEFVRCRTLYEKHIEWNPANCQAWIKFAELERGLDDLERTRAIFELAISQQVLDMPELLWKAYIDFEEEEGEYDRTRHLYERLLEKTDHVKVWISYAHFEINVPDDDEEETEEDEEKPVSEAAKTRARKIFERALKSMKDKDLKEERVSLLNAHLSFERTHGTEEDIEKVQKQMPRKTKRRRKLDDDSYEEYVDYVFPADDEQTKKLSNFLAMAQSWKQAGGTIGGGGD; encoded by the exons ATGGAGTCTGAATATGAGAAAGCTCGAGGGCCCCCAAAGGTCAAAAATAAGGCCGCCAGTGCCATCCAAATCTCAGCAGAACAACTTCTTCGAGAAGCTGTTGACCGTCAAGAACCAGGACTTCAAGCACCAACTCAGCGGTTTGCTGATCTCGAAGAGCTTCATGAATTCCAagggagaaaaagaaaagagtttgAGGATTATGTGCGGAGGAATAGGATTAATATGAATAATTGGATGAGGTATGCGCAATGGGAATTGGAACAGAAAGAATTCAAACGAGCACGATCCGTTTTTGAACGAGCATTAGATGTCGACTCTACATCTGTCACATTATGGATTCGATATATCGAGGCGGAGATGAAATCGCGGAATATAAACCATGCTAGGAATTTGTTGGATCGCGCCGTCACTATTCTGCCTagaattgataaattgtgGTACAAGTATTGCTACATGGAGGAAATGCTTGGTAATATTCCGGGTACACGACAAGTTTTCGAAAGATGGATGTCTTGGGAACCTGATGAGGCAGCTTGGAGCAGTTATATTaaattggagaaaagatATGGCGAGTTTCAAAGAGCTAGGGAAATCTTCCAAAGATTTACTATGGTACATCCCGAACCAAGAAATTGGATCAAATGGGCCAGATTCGAGGAAGAGTATGGAACTAGTGACTTAGTCAGAGAGGTATTTGGCACAGCTGTTGAAGCACTGGGCGAAGACTTCATGGATGAGAGACTTTTCATTGCATATGCGAGATTTGAGGCGAAATTAAAGGAGTACGAACGTGCAAGAGCCATTTACAAATATGCCCTCGACCGCATGGCACGATCAAAGTCTATTTCCCTCCACAAAGCCTATACGACTTTCGAGAAACAATTCGGTGATCGTGAAGGTGTGGAAGATGTAATTATCTCGAAACGTCGAGTTCAATATGAGGAGCAGGTAAAGGAAAATCCCAAAAATTACGATGCGTGGTTCGACTATGCCAGATTAGAGGAAACTTCAGGGGATGTCGATCGAGTTCGAGATGTTTATGAGAGAGCCATTGCTCAAATTCCACCAACACAGGAGAAGAGGCATTGGAGGCGTTATATCTACTTGTGGATTTTCTATGCTATttgggaggaaatggagTCAAAAGATGTTGAGCGAGCGAGGCAGATCTACCAAGAGTGTTTGAAGTTGATACCCCACAAAAAATTTACATTTGCCAAGATTTGGCTCATGAAGGCTCAATTCGAGATTCGACAACAGCAATTACAAGCCGCCAGAAAGACTTTAGGTCAAGCCATCGGAATGTGTCCTAAAGATAAGCTTTTCAAAGGTTACGTTGAGCTAGAGATCAAACTTTTCGAATTCGTGAGATGTCGTACCCTTTACGAGAAGCACATTGAATGGAATCCAGCTAATTGTCAAGCTTGGATTAAATTTGCTGAATTGGAAAGAGGTTTGGATGATCTGGAACGGACTCGTGCGATATTTGAGTTAGCAATCAGTCAACAAGTTCTTGATATGCCAGAATTATTATGGAAAGCCTATATTGActttgaggaggaagaaggcgAGTACGATCGCACTAGACACCTATACGAGCGATTGCTGGAGAAGACGGATCATGTAAAGGTCTGGATCAGTTATGCAcatttcgaaatcaatgttccagatgatgatgaggaagagacagaggaggatgaggagaaaCCAGTTAGTGAGGCTGCGAAAACACGTGCAAGGAAGATCTTCGAACGTGCCCTTAAGAGCATGAAAGACAAGGATCTTAAAGAAGAG CGtgtttctcttctcaatgcTCATCTTTCCTTTGAACGTACTCATGGTACAGAGGAAGATATCGAGAAAGTACAGAAACAAATGCCAAGAAAgacgaagagaagaagaaagcttgaCGATGATAGCTATGAGGAATATGTTGATTACGTTTTCCCTGCCGATGATGAACAAACGAAAAAGTTATCGAATTTCTTGGCAATGGCTCAAAGTTGGAAACAAGCTGGTGGAACGATTGGTGGTGGCGGAGATTAG